The Vagococcus penaei genome includes the window AAAAGCAATTTTACATATTTTAGATCGCGATGCGGGAACGTTAATTTGTTCGCAATCATTATTAGATTTAAAAGAATATGCCGTTAAACAATATTTAGAGAGTGTTGAAAAACGATTAAGTAAAGCCGATTTTAAAAAGGGGAATTTGGCTTCTGGGTCAGATTTAGTTAGTGCATTGTCAAATTTAGACGATGATTTTATTGAAACAACCACTACGATTGCACAATCTTTATTTGATAGTTTGGCCATTAGTGAAGATGCTCCTAGTGGAGATTTACTATTTTTTGAAGCGAAGAACTTGCAAGATGATCGTTTTTTTGGTTTAGTAAAATTTAATTACAAACCAAGTTTTACGCATCATGTAACTTATTTAGATGACGTGATGCAAAATAATATTATTTTAAATAAGACTATTTTTCCTTCAATGACTCAGACGCTAGAAGAATGCGTGATCGTAGATTTAGCGCAGTTAACTACACAAGTAGTCGAGAAAAAATATAGTTTTGAAGGACAAAAACGCTTTGTTTTTACAGAACGCTGGTTACAAATTGATCCAACACCAACTGTATCAGAAAATTTAAAGATTGTTAAAAAAGCCATCAAACAAGTTTCAGATAAATATAATACTGAAGAATACGTAGCTTTTAGTCAGACTCAACAAGCTATTTTTGAAAGTATTGAAGAAGATGGTAAAATTGACAATCAAAAAATTGCTGACGCAGTATTTGATACTAATCATGAAGCCAAAAAAGATTACTTAGAAACAATTAGTCAAACAAAATTTTCTGAAAATATTCCTAATAATCTTCCAAAATATGAAAAAAAATATAGT containing:
- a CDS encoding nucleoid-associated protein codes for the protein MEITKAILHILDRDAGTLICSQSLLDLKEYAVKQYLESVEKRLSKADFKKGNLASGSDLVSALSNLDDDFIETTTTIAQSLFDSLAISEDAPSGDLLFFEAKNLQDDRFFGLVKFNYKPSFTHHVTYLDDVMQNNIILNKTIFPSMTQTLEECVIVDLAQLTTQVVEKKYSFEGQKRFVFTERWLQIDPTPTVSENLKIVKKAIKQVSDKYNTEEYVAFSQTQQAIFESIEEDGKIDNQKIADAVFDTNHEAKKDYLETISQTKFSENIPNNLPKYEKKYSKQKFKLTNGIELVVPVDVFKDKDLIEFINNPDGTISVMIKNVEEIINKF